One genomic region from Streptosporangiales bacterium encodes:
- a CDS encoding helix-turn-helix domain-containing protein, with amino-acid sequence MASNSPVPDYDLDDTLELTRPEQVRAISDDLRTTILGLLHERAATVTELAAAVRRPKSTVAHHVNVLADAGLLRVVRTRRVRAIEERYYGRAARMFYVGLGRRSDGVELPPDFNDFEVAAKESVAAYHAGQMYSFIRHARIPPERAAEFWEQVDRVIHAFDRLPRSGDTVYGFTVGLYPMSDYPTLPAGED; translated from the coding sequence ATGGCGAGCAATAGCCCGGTTCCCGACTACGACCTCGACGACACGCTCGAGCTCACCAGGCCCGAGCAGGTGCGGGCGATCAGCGACGACCTGCGGACCACGATCCTCGGCCTGCTCCACGAGCGGGCGGCCACCGTGACGGAGCTGGCCGCCGCGGTCAGGCGCCCGAAGAGCACGGTCGCGCACCATGTCAACGTCCTGGCCGACGCCGGGTTGCTGCGCGTGGTACGCACCCGCCGTGTCCGGGCGATCGAGGAGCGCTACTACGGCCGCGCCGCGCGGATGTTCTACGTCGGTCTCGGCCGGCGATCGGACGGCGTCGAGCTCCCGCCCGACTTCAACGACTTCGAGGTCGCGGCGAAGGAGTCCGTGGCCGCCTACCACGCCGGCCAGATGTACTCATTCATCCGGCACGCCCGGATCCCGCCGGAACGGGCGGCGGAGTTCTGGGAGCAGGTCGACCGGGTGATCCACGCGTTCGACCGCCTGCCGCGCTCCGGCGACACCGTCTACGGGTTCACCGTCGGCCTCTATCCCATGAGCGACTACCCGACCCTGCCCGCCGGCGAGGACTGA